From a single Deltaproteobacteria bacterium genomic region:
- a CDS encoding PqqD family protein produces the protein MDAWELRFKRGSEVTWSEIEDECVLLHLSTGRYYTLNEVGRFMWKSLDGKKSLSELHRSVIREYDVDEQSAKQDILEVVQDLLKEGLLETDDKN, from the coding sequence ATGGACGCATGGGAACTCCGCTTCAAGAGAGGTAGCGAAGTGACGTGGTCGGAAATCGAGGACGAGTGTGTACTGCTCCATCTGTCCACTGGGCGTTACTATACCCTCAATGAGGTGGGAAGGTTCATGTGGAAGTCCTTGGACGGCAAGAAGTCCCTGTCCGAACTGCACCGAAGCGTCATCCGGGAATACGATGTGGATGAGCAATCGGCCAAACAGGACATCCTGGAAGTGGTACAGGACCTTTTGAAAGAAGGTCTTCTGGAGACAGATGACAAGAATTGA
- a CDS encoding lasso peptide biosynthesis B2 protein, translating into MTRIDRLRELCTLRNWPLYVQILIWMSVVRILVNRMEIRAVLNRLDRRRTARRPLRDADIERAWIGRRFVDLILIRLLKSATPCLVQSLTLFHLFRRRGLDVGIVFGVQKNTSPLKGHSWILINGETPLEPAAPEASCVTLFSYP; encoded by the coding sequence ATGACAAGAATTGATCGCCTGCGTGAATTGTGCACTTTGAGAAATTGGCCATTGTATGTTCAAATTTTGATCTGGATGTCCGTCGTCCGGATTCTGGTGAATCGCATGGAGATACGCGCCGTGCTGAATCGGCTGGACAGGCGAAGGACCGCCCGTAGACCGCTTCGTGACGCCGACATCGAGCGGGCGTGGATCGGACGCCGCTTCGTGGATCTCATACTGATTCGACTTCTTAAAAGCGCCACTCCCTGCCTGGTTCAGTCACTTACCCTGTTCCATCTCTTCCGCCGCCGGGGCCTGGATGTCGGAATCGTTTTCGGAGTCCAAAAGAACACGTCCCCGCTCAAAGGTCATAGCTGGATACTCATCAACGGCGAAACGCCGTTGGAGCCGGCGGCCCCCGAGGCGTCGTGCGTGACCTTGTTCTCGTATCCATGA